Proteins from a genomic interval of Trichoderma breve strain T069 chromosome 2, whole genome shotgun sequence:
- a CDS encoding PCI domain-containing protein → MPSKTPHNNAAKDGDESMTVVVPPSKSSKKPAPSTDAEGDVAMDVDKTEEEEKVDPAVQAVIDIKANFALLDRAVTLFDARFSLRALRSISLIRKHLSPDVIAQAIADTFPATSASASIAKGLLAAVGREDVTLGRATGAEMEVDSDAKAAKNGSSKKEVKEIIPEIDVFLGILVQVYLFDAKKYQQGADFSKYLSDRIQTLNRRTLDSLSAKVYFYFSLFCEYIVPLPPSPESPIVAIRPTLLAVLRTAVLRKDIDTQASVIVLLLRNYLLTSHIKQADLLVSHTQFPENAANNQVARFLYYLGRIRAIQLRYTEAHEHLTAATRKAPSSGCAVGFSQTATKLLLVVELLMGDIPDRATFRQPSLEDALHPYFLLVRAVRVGNLEDFETTIADNADIFKRDGTYTLILRLRQNVIKTGIRMMSLSYSRISLRDICIRLHLGSEESAEYIVAKAIRDGVIEATLDREKGFMKSKEVGDVYATREPGEAFHDRIRACLALHDESVKAMRFPMNQHRLELKNAQEAREREREMAKEIQEGDLDDDDLGGDLDGI, encoded by the exons ATGCCTAGCAAAACACCCCACAACAATG ctgccaaggatGGCGACGAGAGTATGACTGTAGTTGTGCCTCCATCCAAATCCTCCAAGAAGCCTGCTCCCTCGACCGATGCGGAAGGCGACGTGGCAATGGACGTGGATAAgaccgaggaggaagaaaaggttgACCCGGCTGTGCAAGCTGTAATAG ACATCAAGGCCAActttgccctccttgacCGTGCGGTTACGCTCTTCGACGCTCGCTTCTCCCTGCGCGCCCTTCGATCCATCTCCCTCATCCGCAAACACCTGTCGCCAGATGTCATTGCACAGGCGATTGCCGACACATTCCCCGCCACCTCGGCGTCCGCCAGCATTGCAAAAGGCCTTTTAGCTGCGGTTGGCCGAGAGGATGTTACGCTTGGCCGGGCTACCGGCGCTGAGATGGAGGTGGACAGCGACgcaaaggctgccaagaacGGCTCCTCCAAGAAGGAAGTAAAAGAGATCATCCCCGAGATTGACGTGTTCCTGGGAATCTTGGTCCAGGTCTATCTCTTCGATGCCAAAAAATACCAGCAGGGAGCCGACTTTTCCAAGTACCTGTCGGATCGTATCCAGACGCTGAACCGCCGAACGCTGGATAGTCTCTCGGCCAAGgtttacttttacttttcgCTCTTCTGCGAGTACATCGTTCCGTTGCCGCCGTCTCCCGAATCGCCCATTGTCGCCATTCGACCTACCCTTCTAGCCGTCCTCCGAACCGCCGTCCTGCGAAAGGACATCGACACTCAGGCTTCGGTCATTGTTCTGCTCCTAAGAAACTATCTGCTGACGTCGCACATCAAGCAAGCCGATCTGCTTGTCTCACATACGCAGTTCCCCGAGAATGCCGCCAACAACCAAGTGGCACGATTCTTGTACTATCTTGGGCGGATCCGGGCTATCCAGCTGCGATACACGGAGGCACACGAGCACCTCACAGCCGCCACCCGTAAGGCGCCGTCGAGCGGCTGTGCTGTGGGCTTTTCACAAACCGCCACTAAGCTGTTGCTGGTCGTCGAACTATTGATGGGAGATATCCCTGACAGGGCCACCTTCCGACAGCCGTCTCTGGAGGACGCTCTCCACCCGTATTTCTTGCTGGTTCGAGCTGTGCGAGTGGGCAACTTGGAGGACTTTGAGACCACCATTGCCGACAAtgccgacatcttcaagcgAGATGGCACTTACACACTTATCCTCCGCCTGCGTCAGAACGTCATCAAGACGGGCATTCGAATGATGTCGTTGTCATACTCACGCATCTCTCTTCGTGACATTTGCATCCGCCTGCATCTTGGCAGCGAAGAGTCTGCTGAGTACATTGTTGCCAAGGCCATTCGAGATGGTGTGATTGAGGCTACTTTGGACAGGGAGAAGGGATTCATGAAGAGCAAGGAAGTGGGTGATGTATACGCCACAAGAGAGCCCGGAGAGGCCTTCCACGACCGTATTCGGGCGTGCCTTGCCCTTCATGACGAGAGTGTCAAG GCCATGCGATTTCCGATGAACCAACATCGCCTCGAGCTCAAGAATGCCCAAGAGGCACGCGAACGAGAGAGGGAAATGGCCAAGGAGATTCAAGAAGGAGAcctggatgatgacgaccttGGCGGAGATTTGGATGGCatttaa
- a CDS encoding transcription initiation factor TFIID subunit A domain-containing protein: MNTAPGQMAQQGQPQPQGVQAPAAQNRPPMYQPGQIKNLPYLSDDEKTKYEQGLRGLWTKMNGSPNNSSDQIAARQKIIEFSRMLITKIQQRRTHAAQQQQQQQQQQQQQQQQPQARPPVAQSQAQAQSAPNAALQAQAQAQAQAQAQAQAQAQAQAQQQAQQQAQQQAQQQAQAQAQAQAQAQAQQQAQQQAQQAQSQAQQQKPPGAGNNEATATGAVGQAQNAQAPATATAAATAAAAAQRPKIPEAFMQHVNKMTFRPPVQLADKSVDAAKWIEEMKERYARALMTMETTKNKVASWEKLITDRAAQGNPLKEEEQRQIQLRKDQQLKLYAEAHKWVEGVRKQQGTLQQAQAHANQATAGAAGAAHAATQPGNATPVMPAASPAAAAVNKPQNAAQMASNAAAEAAKNQQQMAGANRVPGPNGVASTPTPTPQARPVPNAAVTGQQQMQGQPQMQPQMQQQMQAPQQPQQPQQQMQMQMQQQQQQQQQQQQQAQAQLQQQVQPQGQPQGQPQPQVQVKTEPPRPAPVNTALASAAAQAQVAQQTASPAQAAARVPTPQTATPVTGPGQPTRALSHSAAMSLANQRAAGSTPGSAPLPNQSANVNTAAVTATTTNPNMGVSGAQLQQGHPHAHPTQQQPTVQPRMPIPKQLPEKATAVPQGVAIGGGVVPGRPTMSQGGGTVGGVMNQPAVPRVPAYNHDAEGDHVLSKKKLDELVRQVCGGSAEGQDGNLLTPEVEESVLNLADSFVDNVLHSACRNSKERGSKVLEIRDIQLVLERTYNIRVPGYSSDELRTVRKVQPSTGWIAKMSAVQAAKVMPGKGE; this comes from the exons ATGAATACCGCCCCGGGCCAAATGGCCCAGCAAGGCCAACCCCAGCCTCAGGGCGTACAGGCTCCTGCTGCTCAGAACCGGCCTCCAATGTACCAACCCGGCCAGATCAAGAATCTCCCATATCTAAGCGATGACGAAAAGACCAAGTACGAGCAAGGATTGCGGGGCCTCTGGACTAAGATGAATGGATCTCCAAACAACAGCTCAGACCAAATTGCTGCTCGACAGAAAATTATCGAGTTCTCCAGGATGTTGATTACGAAGATTCAACAGCGAAGGACTCATGctgcccagcagcagcagcaacagcaacagcagcagcagcaacaacagcagcaacctcAAGCCCGGCCGCCAGTAGCACAATCGCAGGCGCAGGCCCAATCGGCCCCGAATGCCGCTCtgcaagcccaagcccaagcccaagcccaagcccaggCACAAGcccaggctcaggctcaggctcaggcccAGCAACAGGCCCAGCAACAGGCTCAACAGCAGGCTCAAcagcaggctcaggctcaagcacaagcacaagcccAGGCCCAGGCTCAACAGCAGGCtcaacaacaagctcaacaggCTCAATCACAAGCACAGCAACAAAAGCCGCCAGGTGCAGGAAACAACGAAGCTACGGCTACTGGCGCGGTTGGTCAGGCACAGAATGCCCAAGCACCAGCGACGGCAACGGCCGCTGccacagcggcagcggcggcacaACGTCCCAAGATACCCGAAGCCTTCATGCAACACGTTAATAAGATGACATTTCGGCCTCCGGTGCAGCTTGCAGACAAGTCTGTCGATGCTGCCAAGTGGATCGAGGAAATGAAGGAACGATATGCTCGGGCCCTCATGACTATGGAAACTACCAAGAATAAAGTTGCTAGCTGGGAGAAGCTGATAACCGACCGGGCAGCTCAGGGAAACCctctcaaggaggaggagcaacGGCAAATTCAGTTGAGAAAAGACCAACAATTGAAGCTCTATGCCGAAGCCCACAAATGGGTGGAAGGCGTTCGAAAACAGCAGGGAACCCTTCAACAAGCACAGGCTCATGCCAACCAGGCGACTGCTGGTGCCGCCGGTGCCGCTCATGCTGCAACCCAGCCCGGCAACGCTACTCCAGTCATGCCAGCTGCCTctccggcagcagcagctgtgaACAAGCCCCAGAACGCCGCGCAAATGGCCAgcaatgctgctgcagaggcagccaaaaaccagcagcagatggctgGTGCCAATCGAGTCCCAGGTCCAAATGGGGTTGCCTCTACACCTACACCTACACCGCAAGCACGGCCCGTTCCGAACGCGGCCGTCacagggcagcagcagatgcaaggCCAACCGCAGATGCAGCCTCAGATGCAACAACAGATGCAGGCACCACAGCAACCGCAGCaaccgcagcagcagatgcaaatgcagatgcaacaacagcaacaacagcagcaacagcaacagcaacaggcacaggcacagctGCAACAACAGGTGCAACCCCAAGGGCAGCCCCAAGGACAACCTCAGCCACAGGTGCAAGTCAAGACGGAACCGCCGCGGCCCGCACCAGTCAACACCGCCCTCGCTTCGGCTGCTGCACAGGCCCAGGTTGCTCAACAGACTGCATCTCCTGCTCAAGCAGCAGCGCGAGTACCAACCCCACAAACTGCAACACCCGTCACTGGCCCAGGACAGCCAACACGAGCTCTCAGCCACTCAGCAGCAATGTCTCTCGCTAACCAGAGAGCGGCTGGAAGCACTCCTGGAAGCGCACCGCTGCCTAACCAATCTGCAAACGTCAACACAGCTGCCGTTACGGCTACCACTACCAACCCAAATATGGGAGTATCGGGAGCTCAACTGCAGCAGGGCCATCCCCACGCCCACCCtacgcagcagcagcctaCCGTGCAGCCGAGAATGCCGATCCCCAAGCAGCTACCAGAAAAGGCTACTGCAGTGCCTCAAGGAGTGGCcattggcggcggcgttgtTCCCGGACGGCCAACCATGTCCCAAGGCGGAGGAACGGTGGGAGGTGTCATGAATCAACCGGCAGTTCCCAGAGTACCCGCATACAACCACGACGCCGAGGGTGACCACGTTCTTAGTAAGAAAAAGTTGGATGAACTTGTACGCCAAGTTTGCGGAGGATCTGCAGAGGGCCAAGATGGCAACCTCTTGACTCCAGAAGTAGAAGAG AGCGTTCTGAACCTAGCCGATTCGTTTGTTGATAATGTCCTGCACTCTGCATGCAGAAACTCCAAGGAACGCGGCTCCAAGGTGCTCGAGATACGTGATATCCAGCTCGTACTAGAGCGAACTTACAACATCCGTGTTCCGGGCTACTCTTCGGATGAGCTGCGTACGGTACGCAAAGTTCAGCCTTCTACAGGCTGGATTGCAAAGATGAGTGCTGTgcaagctgccaaggtgaTGCCCGGAAAGGGCGAGTAA
- a CDS encoding DSBA-like thioredoxin domain-containing protein, whose amino-acid sequence MANYDIKIISDTVCPFCYLARARIDRAITLFKKTVPNASSSTFTIRWHAFQLDKSIPQGQSTSVQDMAVQRFGADRLAAKRARMAQLGDQEGFGFTFAGRIGNTRDSHRLSHLGRELGGWELEDKVQTEMMRMFFEQGGDITSFDDLSGAAERAGIERDVARKWLEDGSGGEEVDREVEEMERLGMKGVPKIFIDDEFVVEGADDVTAIFEQLYKAKEAKEKIEIQG is encoded by the coding sequence aTGGCAAACTACGACATCAAAATCATTTCCGACACCGTCTGCCCCTTCTGCTACCTTGCCCGCGCCCGCATCGACCGCGCCATCACTCTCTTCAAGAAGACCGTGCCCAACGCCTCATCCTCCACCTTCACCATCCGCTGGCACGCCTTCCAGCTCGACAAGTCCATTCCACAAGGCCAATCGACCTCGGTACAAGATATGGCTGTGCAGCGCTTTGGCGCCGACCGCCTTGCCGCCAAACGCGCGCGGATGGCTCAACTCGGCGACCAGGAGGGCTTCGGCTTCACCTTTGCGGGCCGTATCGGCAACACGCGCGACTCGCACCGGCTGTCGCACCTGGGCCGCGAGCTGGGCGGTTGGGAGCTAGAGGATAAAGTGCAGActgagatgatgaggatgttcTTTGAGCAGGGCGGCGACATTACGAGCTTTGACGACTTGAGCGGCGCGGCGGAGAGGGCGGGCATCGAGCGGGATGTTGCGCGGAAGTGGCTCGAGGATGGGAgtggcggcgaggaggttgatcgggaggtggaggagatggagaggttgGGGATGAAGGGCGTACCCAAGATCTTTattgatgatgagtttgTGGTGGAGGGGGCTGATGATGTGACGGCCATCTTTGAGCAGCTGTACAAGGCgaaagaggccaaggagaagataGAGATTCAAGGGtaa
- a CDS encoding DASH complex subunit spc34 domain-containing protein, producing the protein MDSSLLLAHLEQIQSSCQGIDSLPFPPPKIFTNALLSNHDITALIRDTEAHERALFSVPPPPPATAAASKPSKSAESEIKPKNRRQTVFNVASGEVTTGPTTRGAPHRRTAVAAVLGGEMHDQLRRGETDRKGDLDVEVLLRGAEKLCGVYELPGARERITALRSRHRNGKNTMAYYETKVAEQAEQLASMNKDWMDQGEKAQEEPQEVGGDEWTEDDLRREEEETRQMEAKKRELQARLKSMEKDLGALRNMYT; encoded by the exons ATGGACTCGTCATTGCTATTAGCTCACCTCGAGCAAATACAAAGCTCCTGTCAGGGAATTGACTCCCTTCC TTTCCCACCTCCGAAGATCTTCACCAACGCCTTACTATCAAATCACGACATCACAGCCTTAATTCGAGATACCGAGGCCCACGAACGCGCTCTGTTTTCCGTccctccaccacctcctgccactgccgccgcGAGCAAACCCTCAAAATCCGCCGAGAGCGAaatcaagcccaagaacCGCCGACAAACAGTCTTCAATGTCGCTTCGGGAGAAGTAACGACGGGCCCTACAACCCGCGGCGCGCCACATCGACGCACCGCGGTGGCTGCCGTGCTGGGCGGCGAGATGCACGACCAGCTGCGGCGTGGGGAAACAGATCGAAAAGGCGATCTAGATGTCGAGGTATTGCTCCGCGGCGCCGAGAAGCTGTGCGGCGTGTACGAGCTGCCGGGAGCGCGCGAGCGGATCACGGCGTTGCGGTCGAGGCATCGGAATGGGAAAAACACAATGGCTTATTACGAGACCAAGGTGGCAGAGCAGGCTGAGCAGCTGGCAAGCATGAACAAGGACTGGATGGATCAGGGTGAAAAGGCCCAGGAGGAGCCTCAGGAGGTAGGTGGAGATGAGTGGACAGAGGATGATTTgaggagggaagaggaagagacgaggcagatggaggcaaagaagagggagcTGCAAGCCAGACTGAAGTCTATGGAGAAGGACCTCGGAGCTCTGAGAAACATGTACACGTAG